In Halomonas denitrificans, one DNA window encodes the following:
- a CDS encoding DNA alkylation repair protein has product MNEHDVLERLEAERNERGMQHWEKLGEGRAGLRSFGIGLTQLRKLAKEFGRDHALAEALWATDVYDARVIALLIDEPKKITREQAERQVEQLAGGMLAHVFASCDATLAKAPFALELADDWVRSDDPVRRDCGYGLLYEASKWKGKKAPEDAYFLDHIERIDRAIDDEPENVRMSMGTALMGIGKRSKALNSAALKVARRVGPIEFTSASGNCDPFDVARHLSAEPLQKKLARQGG; this is encoded by the coding sequence ATGAACGAACACGATGTCCTCGAGCGGCTCGAAGCGGAACGCAACGAGCGCGGCATGCAGCACTGGGAGAAGCTTGGAGAAGGCCGGGCGGGACTGCGCAGCTTCGGCATCGGCCTGACCCAGCTTCGCAAGCTCGCCAAGGAGTTCGGGCGCGATCATGCGCTGGCCGAAGCGCTGTGGGCCACCGACGTCTACGACGCCCGGGTCATCGCGCTGCTGATCGACGAGCCGAAGAAGATCACCCGCGAACAGGCCGAGCGCCAGGTCGAGCAACTCGCCGGCGGCATGCTGGCCCACGTGTTCGCGTCCTGCGACGCCACCCTGGCCAAGGCGCCCTTCGCGCTGGAACTGGCCGACGACTGGGTTCGCAGCGACGACCCGGTGCGCCGCGACTGCGGCTACGGCCTGCTGTACGAGGCCTCGAAGTGGAAGGGCAAGAAGGCGCCGGAGGACGCGTACTTCCTCGACCACATCGAGCGGATCGACCGGGCGATCGACGACGAGCCCGAGAACGTGCGCATGTCCATGGGCACGGCGCTGATGGGCATCGGCAAGCGCAGCAAGGCGCTGAACAGCGCGGCGCTGAAGGTCGCTCGCCGGGTCGGCCCGATCGAGTTCACCAGCGCCAGCGGCAACTGCGACCCCTTCGACGTGGCCAGGCACCTGTCCGCCGAGCCGCTCCAGAAGAAGCTGGCCAGGCAGGGCGGTTGA
- a CDS encoding DUF2200 domain-containing protein yields MTFAAVYPHYVTKVEKKGRTVEELHRVIEWLTGFDERDVKRLIDEGVTFEQFFERAELNPNAKRITGTICGYRIEDIETPLTKQVRYLDKLVDELAKGRPMEKILRSA; encoded by the coding sequence CTGACCTTCGCTGCGGTCTACCCGCACTATGTCACCAAGGTCGAGAAGAAGGGCCGCACGGTCGAGGAACTGCACCGGGTCATCGAATGGCTGACGGGCTTCGACGAACGCGACGTGAAGCGGCTGATCGATGAAGGCGTGACCTTCGAGCAGTTCTTCGAACGGGCGGAACTCAACCCGAACGCGAAGCGCATCACCGGAACCATCTGCGGCTACCGGATCGAGGACATCGAAACACCGCTGACGAAGCAGGTCCGCTACCTCGACAAGCTGGTCGACGAGCTGGCGAAGGGCCGGCCGATGGAGAAGATCCTGCGCAGCGCCTGA